The sequence below is a genomic window from Anaerocolumna chitinilytica.
CATTGGGAGCTTTACTGACACATCCTCTTATTGGTGACTACTATAAAGCAAAGAATGTCCTTGATGAGATGTTGGAAGCCAATAAGGAATTTTTACCGCAGTTTTTCGGAGGAAAATAGAATTTATGAAAAAATACGTACTTGGAGTAGATGGCGGCGGAACGAAGACCCATTGTTCCATTTTTGATTTGGATGGAAATATGGTCGATCTGGTAAGCTGGGGAACGACAAACCATGAATGTCTTAGCGGTAGTTATGCTGAGCTACAGGCTGAGCTTAGTAAACTGTTTACCTATATCCTTACTAAAAACAATATAGGAACAGAAGATTTGGAGAGGTGTGTCTTTGGATTGGCCGGTGTGGATACGAAATGGCAGCATGAATTTATTACGAATATGATTTTTGATTTAGGGATAAGGGATTTTACACTTTGCAATGATTCTTATCTGGGAGTAAAGGCTGGAAGTGAAAATGGCACTGGAATTTGTGCGATTAATGGAACAGCTTTTTCCATAGGTGGAATAGATTCTAAGGGAAATATGCTGCAGATAGGAGGTTTAGGAGAATTAAGCGGAGGAGATTTCGGAGGAGGTGAATATCTGGCAGGTAAGGCTATCGCAGCAACTTATAATTCTATATTTAAAGGAGACTCAGAGACTTTAATAACAGATATGTTTTTTGACACCTTAGGTATAACATCAAAATTCGATTTTGTAGAAGCACTAAAAGGTAAGATTGATGACGGCACCTATAAATATGATTATTTTAACAGGCTGGTTTTCGAAGCGGCGAATAAAAATGATGCAGTAGCGCAGGGTCTGTTAGACAATATGGGGATAGAATATGCAAGGTGTATCAGTGCAGTCATAAACAATCTGGACTTTTGTAAGCAAGAACCTGTAGAGATTATATTAGCCGGTTCAATCTTTGTAAAAGGTGAAAATTCCAGAGCTATTGAAAAAATCAGACAGGAAATTTCAAACAAACATAAAGATAGAATTATTACCTACAAGGTTCTTACTGCACCGCCTGTAGCAGGTGCTATTTTATGGGCACTGGAACAAAGCGGAATGAAAAAGCACCATAGAGAAAAGGTTTTAAAAGCTTTTGAATAATAATTTCACTTTCTATGAAAGGCAGGGAGGTTAGGGTGAAAAGAAAAGTTAGAATTATTTCGATTCTGGTTGTAATTGTAATGACTGTAACATTAATTATGCCCGGAACAGCTGCAAAAGCAAATGCAAGCGGGGTTTTTATCAGAGTTAACCAGGTTGGCTATAAACCATCGGCAAGTAAAGTGGCTATGGTATTATCCAATACCAATTTAAACGGAATAAGATATGATGTTTTTAATTCAAGCAACACTTCGGTCTTAAATGGAACAATTTCAGCAAGCAACAAAGGAAGCTGGGGGGATGTGGGAGGTGCCAATTGTGCTTATACCTATGCCCTCGATTTTAGCTCTTTAAGTACAGTAGGCAGTGGATATTATATAAAAATCAACTCCTATACTTCACCGGCATTTACTGTCAGTGATTCTGTTTACAGCAGTTTAGCGGATTTATCAATGCAGTTCTTTAAGGTACAGCGCTGCGGAAATACTAATCCCAAAGACCATGGAACCTGCCACGTAGCAGGAACAAGTTCATCGGTGGATGGAAAACCGGATGGGGCCTCCGGTACCATTGATGTAACGGGGGGCTGGCATGATGCCTCGGATTACATCAAATTCATGAGTACTATCGGACATGTTACGGATGTTATGCTTACAACTTATATTCATCATCCGGAAGTGTTCCCTTCACCCGGAAGTACCAGCGGTGTATTGAACGAAGCAAAGGTTGGTTTGGATTTTATAAAAAAGATGTGGGATAACACTAATCAGATGTTATATATGGAAGTAGCCGATGGCCTTGACCATGATGTTGAGAATGATGATCTTGATTCCCGCAGTAAATGCTGGCCGGAAAAAGATAATACCATATACGGTACCTCCAGACCCGTCCATCCGTGTCCTGCAGGAACCGGAGCAAATCTGGCCGGTAAAGCGGCAGCAGCGCTCGCATTGGGAGCTAAAATATGGGGAGACCAAAATGGACCCAGTTTCAATGCAGCTTTAGCCAGCAATTATCTTACAGCAGCACAGCAGATATATACCTGGGGCAAGACAAGAACTGGTATTGCTGGAGACGCTGATGAGTTCTATGTGGATACAGATTATAAAGACGATATGGCTTGGGCGGCAGCTGAGCTCTATCGTGCTACCGGCACAGCATCTTATTTGACAGATGCAAAATCCTATTGTGACAGTGCCGGTGAATGGTATAACAAATCTGATACCAGCCTCAACTGGTCCAGGGCTTACGCCTGGGTAAATTATGAAGTCGCATCCCTTGATTCATCCTATAAAAGTACGGTTATAAACCGTATGAATAATCATCTCAATGTGAAGAAAACTTATGCGGATGCACAATTCTGGAATAACAGCAGTCAGCCCAAATGGGGTACTTATGAAGCAATGAGTAATAATGCTGTGGAAGCCATGATGTATCAGGAATTGTCGGGGAATACAACATATTCTAATCTGGCAGGGCAGCAGCTGGACTTTATGCTGGGCAAAAATCCCTGGGGTGTCAGTATGTTAAATGGTGCGGGAACCAACTGGTTTCAGAATCCCCGCCACCGTGTAACAACATTGAATCGTGTAAGCAATCCTTCTTACCAGCTCCTTGGAGCTTGGAGCGAGGGTTTTGAAACAAGTGCCCAATATGCAGTAGATCAATTGGACCCGTTGCTTTCGGGACAGGAGAATGCGAATGTAGTACAATTTAATGACAGCCGTATGGTTTGGCATGACAATAGAAGAGATTATGCCACAAATGAGGTTACGATTTCCGGAAATGTAGCAGGAATGGCTATGGTTGCTTTTATGGGTGGAAGTTATACACAGAGCGTACCGGCAGTACCAACCGGGTTGACTGCTGTAGCAACCGGAACATCACAAATTAATGTGACTTGGAGTGCTGTAAGCGGTGCAACCGGTTATGACCTTGAAGTAGACGGAACAACAATAAACAATGTGACTTCTCCTTATGTACATTCAGGCTTGGCTCTGGGATCAACCCATAGCTATAAAGTAAGAGCTGTGAACAGCACCGGTACCAGTGTATGGAGTACTGCTGTAAGTGCCACGACGGCATCTGCCTCCTCAGTTGATTATATAGCCGCCTCGGATGCTTATGTAAGGGATGGAACCTATGCTGGAACGAATTATGGCACAGCTGCAACAATTGATGTCAAAGGGGATCCGGATACAGGCTATAACCGGAAGGGTTTTATGAAGTTCGACCTTACAGGACGTTCAGGAACTTCTGTTTCATCGGCAATCTTAAAGGTATATTGTAATGCGGTATCGGCAGCGACGCCCGTGGTAATATACGGTCTATCCGGCACAGATACCTGGGTGGAATCAGGGAGCAGCAGTATTACCTGGAATAATCAGCCTGGCAGTACGGGTGCGGTAACCATCGGAACACTGAATGTTACAGCCGCAGGTTGGTATAATATTGATGTAACAAGTTATGTGAACAGTCAGATGAGCGGGGATAAGAAGATGACATTTAAGCTGCAGGTTGAGAATGGTAATGGAGCGACTATAAGTTTTAATAGTAAAGAGAATGCAGCTAATAAGCCTGCTTTAACGGTTAAATAAGTACAATATAGGATTTGCGTGGCAAATGGGGTAGGTTTTCACATGGGGACAGCAGTTAGAATTAAATCTTCAGAATATTAGGACTTCTAATACATTTCTATAGGTGTATATATTTTTTTATTTTATAATATATGCCAGTTGACATGTTGAAATCGAGAATTTGCCAGATAAATCGGTTATATCAAATCAAATTATTAAAATATATAAGGCGACGGTTGAGAATATTCCGTTCGCCTTTTTTTATTGCCAAACAGCAGAATACTTTTAGGCATTCTAAAAATAACTTGGATTTTCGTTTGAGTATCTTTCTTAATAAATTTATTGAAGGGTGAAATAGTATGCAAATAAAAAGCATGACCAATGGTGTTTTTAAAGTACGCAAATATTGACCTAATAATTTTATATTATGTCTCCAAAGTATATTTTTCTAAGTACACTTATTCAGTCTCCCTCAAACGATCTATAATGGACATCTTACTTATACTCCTGTAAACAACTTTCGGTGTGATAAAACAAATCAGTGAAATGGTAACGTACATCATTATTATGGGAATAAATGGGTAGGTAAACTGAGCGTATTTCTCTACATTTTTTAGTAAGGTGAAAAGAACATAAATAATCAAATTACCAATCGTTAAGGAGCATAATATAGTTATGATTGCATAACCTAATCCCTCATTTCTTAGCATTGAGCGCATTTGCTTTTTGCTCATTCCAACACTTTCAAGAATAGCGAACTCCCGTTTTCGTGTCATAATACTCACAGACATTACATTAACAAAATTAAATATGCCAATTAATGCAAGTATAAATGAAACACCGCCTCCCAACACCATCATAATTGTTTTTGCATCTTGCATAGCTTTTCGTGCTGCATAACGTGAAATCATTGTTATGTCCATAGAAACCGCTAAATCATTAATTGCGTTATAGATCTGTTCATCATAGCCATTTTTCACATTTAAATCGATGGAAAGAACATGCGATGTGGGAAAATACTGATGCAAGAATGCATTTGACACTAAGATTTCGGGACCACCTAGTCTAAATGAATCATTGGTTTCCGTTGATATACTACCGCCGTTTGCAATATGGAAATAATCACCTTTATCATTGTATTTGATATCAAATGTTGCTATATCAGATAAACAATTCGCCATTTTAACATCGTCAGTGGAACCATTTCTTATATTAATTAATGCAATTTTACCACTTTCGAATTCTTTTATATCAATTGGAACAGAAAGAGTTTTATTTATTTCGCGTAGTTTCAAAGAATCAATACCTTTTAGTTCACAGCCAAGAAGCTTTGCTATGGATTCCTCCCTTGTCATATTATTATCGTTGCTAAGCCAATCAATATATTTATCAAGTGCTTCGGAATAAATGAGTTCCCCAAATTCAATTGTTGTAATTCCTGATTCGGTAATTCCATTTAAACTTTTTACGTTTTTAATAAAATCGTCGTTTAAACCATAATCAGGGTATGCACTTTGAGAAGAAATAGAAAAATCATAATTATACTCGGAGTTTACACGATAATCAATATCCATACTGCTAACTATTGTTATGATTAGTGAGAAAATCATAATACCTAAAAATAGGCTTAACATTACAATTGTTGCCTGATTGCGATTACGGAAGATGTTAAGGAGAGCCATTTTATAAGATTTTCCGTTTGTGGTGACTGGAATCTTCGTTTTACCGATATCCCCCGCTGTAAATTTTAATGCTTCAACAGGTGAAATGTTCGCTGCTTTTTTTGCAGGTGCTGCAGCACCGAATAATGCGGTCAAAACCGAAAATACAACTGCTCCAATATAAATTATTGGTGAGAATGAAACGACAGAGCCGGTATCGATGCCGCTGTTTGAAATGACAGCAGGAACAATTAACATTGAAATAGCAACTGAAGCTATGCACCCAACAGGTAGGCCAATCACACACAGGCGTAATATCTGCCCTATAACAATATGACGTATTTGTCTAGGCGTTGTCCCTAAGGTTTTTAGCATACCGTAAAATCGTACATCTTTTGAAATAGAGATATACATAACATTATAGATAAGTAGATAACCTGTAAACATTAAGAATAAAATTATAACAAGTAACGCTATATAGTTTGTAATGTTCCCATATGTGTTGGTGAATGCTGGGGATTCAGTATAATTTTGATTATTAGTGAATGCTAAATCGTTTTTTAATCGTTCTATATTTTTATTAATATTTTTTGAATCTTTGAAAATTATGTTTACCATTGTACTGTTTGTTGAGATCTTATCATATTTCTTTGCGAATGCATACGAGGAATATATGGCAACAAATCCGTTCTGCCTACTGTGAGCATATTCCGTGTAAATACATGACAAAGTAAAAGTCTCCGTTTTGACTTCATTCGTACCATTAATAATAAATGATATAGGTATTTTCATACCGATTTTAGGCTCATTAATACCCATTGCGTTTAGGATATATCGGGATAACATAATTTCGTTTTCTTGTTCTGCATAGTGCCCAATAATATTTGTAAATGTCGGGGAAAATATTTTCTTCCATTGTGTTTTATCCACATAAGCTATATTGAGTTCATCCAATTTAGGTATATCTTTCGTCTGCGCCACATAAGCACCTAGACCGATAGTTTTCACATAATCGAGGGAATATATTTTCTCTAATTGTTCACTAGTGGGATTGGAAAATGCCATCTGAGAAATGGAGCCTTGCATACGTTTTTCATGCATATTGATAGAATCATAATAGCTTACTCCAATACTGAAAACGGAAGCAATCATAAAAGTAGTCAATGTTATTGCAGCAATAATAAAGAAATTTCGTCTTTTATCTGAGGATAATGTACGCTTTGTAATTTTTCTAACAATAGCAATATTGTTATTTCTCATTACCTACCCACCTCACCTTTTATTTTTCCATCCTCAATTCGGATTACTCGGTCGGCAAGCTGTGCGATATGTTCGTTGTGAGTT
It includes:
- a CDS encoding N-acetylglucosamine kinase, with translation MKKYVLGVDGGGTKTHCSIFDLDGNMVDLVSWGTTNHECLSGSYAELQAELSKLFTYILTKNNIGTEDLERCVFGLAGVDTKWQHEFITNMIFDLGIRDFTLCNDSYLGVKAGSENGTGICAINGTAFSIGGIDSKGNMLQIGGLGELSGGDFGGGEYLAGKAIAATYNSIFKGDSETLITDMFFDTLGITSKFDFVEALKGKIDDGTYKYDYFNRLVFEAANKNDAVAQGLLDNMGIEYARCISAVINNLDFCKQEPVEIILAGSIFVKGENSRAIEKIRQEISNKHKDRIITYKVLTAPPVAGAILWALEQSGMKKHHREKVLKAFE
- a CDS encoding glycoside hydrolase family 9 protein, with the translated sequence MKRKVRIISILVVIVMTVTLIMPGTAAKANASGVFIRVNQVGYKPSASKVAMVLSNTNLNGIRYDVFNSSNTSVLNGTISASNKGSWGDVGGANCAYTYALDFSSLSTVGSGYYIKINSYTSPAFTVSDSVYSSLADLSMQFFKVQRCGNTNPKDHGTCHVAGTSSSVDGKPDGASGTIDVTGGWHDASDYIKFMSTIGHVTDVMLTTYIHHPEVFPSPGSTSGVLNEAKVGLDFIKKMWDNTNQMLYMEVADGLDHDVENDDLDSRSKCWPEKDNTIYGTSRPVHPCPAGTGANLAGKAAAALALGAKIWGDQNGPSFNAALASNYLTAAQQIYTWGKTRTGIAGDADEFYVDTDYKDDMAWAAAELYRATGTASYLTDAKSYCDSAGEWYNKSDTSLNWSRAYAWVNYEVASLDSSYKSTVINRMNNHLNVKKTYADAQFWNNSSQPKWGTYEAMSNNAVEAMMYQELSGNTTYSNLAGQQLDFMLGKNPWGVSMLNGAGTNWFQNPRHRVTTLNRVSNPSYQLLGAWSEGFETSAQYAVDQLDPLLSGQENANVVQFNDSRMVWHDNRRDYATNEVTISGNVAGMAMVAFMGGSYTQSVPAVPTGLTAVATGTSQINVTWSAVSGATGYDLEVDGTTINNVTSPYVHSGLALGSTHSYKVRAVNSTGTSVWSTAVSATTASASSVDYIAASDAYVRDGTYAGTNYGTAATIDVKGDPDTGYNRKGFMKFDLTGRSGTSVSSAILKVYCNAVSAATPVVIYGLSGTDTWVESGSSSITWNNQPGSTGAVTIGTLNVTAAGWYNIDVTSYVNSQMSGDKKMTFKLQVENGNGATISFNSKENAANKPALTVK
- a CDS encoding ABC transporter permease; this encodes MRNNNIAIVRKITKRTLSSDKRRNFFIIAAITLTTFMIASVFSIGVSYYDSINMHEKRMQGSISQMAFSNPTSEQLEKIYSLDYVKTIGLGAYVAQTKDIPKLDELNIAYVDKTQWKKIFSPTFTNIIGHYAEQENEIMLSRYILNAMGINEPKIGMKIPISFIINGTNEVKTETFTLSCIYTEYAHSRQNGFVAIYSSYAFAKKYDKISTNSTMVNIIFKDSKNINKNIERLKNDLAFTNNQNYTESPAFTNTYGNITNYIALLVIILFLMFTGYLLIYNVMYISISKDVRFYGMLKTLGTTPRQIRHIVIGQILRLCVIGLPVGCIASVAISMLIVPAVISNSGIDTGSVVSFSPIIYIGAVVFSVLTALFGAAAPAKKAANISPVEALKFTAGDIGKTKIPVTTNGKSYKMALLNIFRNRNQATIVMLSLFLGIMIFSLIITIVSSMDIDYRVNSEYNYDFSISSQSAYPDYGLNDDFIKNVKSLNGITESGITTIEFGELIYSEALDKYIDWLSNDNNMTREESIAKLLGCELKGIDSLKLREINKTLSVPIDIKEFESGKIALINIRNGSTDDVKMANCLSDIATFDIKYNDKGDYFHIANGGSISTETNDSFRLGGPEILVSNAFLHQYFPTSHVLSIDLNVKNGYDEQIYNAINDLAVSMDITMISRYAARKAMQDAKTIMMVLGGGVSFILALIGIFNFVNVMSVSIMTRKREFAILESVGMSKKQMRSMLRNEGLGYAIITILCSLTIGNLIIYVLFTLLKNVEKYAQFTYPFIPIIMMYVTISLICFITPKVVYRSISKMSIIDRLRETE